A genome region from Rissa tridactyla isolate bRisTri1 chromosome 18, bRisTri1.patW.cur.20221130, whole genome shotgun sequence includes the following:
- the RLF gene encoding zinc finger protein Rlf isoform X2 → MRSLAVGHVILAYAQWGRVQMADAEAETAPRPEMQRLVAALRARLSQLQTELREQEVSEASSRAYCRGFCQDSHDALLEFGNNNLQILVDITREGVWKNPVLLKILSQQPVETEEANKLITREGPSFLQMRIKHLMKSNCIPQATSLSKLCADSAEIANVSSFRQAYITCVCSMLPNEESIKEIAKVDCKEVLDIICNLESEGQENTAFILCTTYLTHQLQTANVYCSWELTLFWSKLQRRIDPSLDSFLERCRQFGIIAKTLQHLFFLIRVIQSEAEEAGLAVSVLLCVRALQIRSNGSDEMKTSVCKTIACLLPEDLEVRRACQLTEFLLEPTLSGFNVLEELYMQPDQKFDEENALVPNSLRCELLLALKAYWPFDPEFWDWKTLKRHCLKLLGKVASDSEDDASCNMSVNETDMLETFFSDCDETKEHKYYDGKDTINHPKEKARVKKPIGSSERYQRWLQYKFFCVLCKRECIEARILHHSKMHMEDGVYTCPVCTKKFKRKEFFVPHVMEHVKMPPSRTHRPKKKIILKKERSPQKTTAPSSPPPAFQEKSHQPQLPENFEDDTQEYVTFSQLENCQLQDRDIYPCPGTDCSRVFKQFKYLSVHLKAEHQNNDENAKHYLDMKNRREKCAFCRRHFMTSFHLREHERVHCGPQPYMCVSMDCYARFGSVNELLNHKQTHDDLRYKCELNGCNIVFSDLGQLYHHEAQHFRDASYTCSFFGCKKFYYSKTEFQNHLAVHNIEVSNGEVKQTLKLEQSVSKDKSSYLPESQLLEQSENSSLNDNLDPSGSQEIPQIKEEALSDSEDLDSESNCSLHCGDHSADAAVNQGQVSPLLIETMAHNQSVPGFLMSQEGVFHPADVKQQCSNVSVCLDEKKLSCGFEGCCSIHKNSRSMQKHLRRAHPYNFKGKKNTEMKTKDFLDLLSDAQDSKSPTDISAELGHNSDTNADSPESLYCTIDAKGSNGLKEETCPSSPETSFYDSTKESNIEDNMLELMLGLKHLSLKNSNIQNSSRHKPFLGSLQPYSSRDAKCPQSVDETTSKFQLQEQQDNLPSQYLTQLAAKPFFCECQGCTCEFVTREALLMHYVRKHNYSKEMVLQLNMFQHRYSPFKCHICQRSFTRKTHLRIHYRNKHQIGCERAAHKVCSNEKFDHAGLCSDDVHKNSTVPTSVCATNAEFVERSDHSEQLCHPKKGDCSSETDLESSEEADNVTRKTSNIASIDSHREELEARQGRGSKRTVAKGNLCYILHKYHKPFHCIHKSCNSAFTNQKGLIRHYRTVHQYNKEQLCLEKDKARTKRELVKCKKIFACKYKECGKRFLCSKALAKHSSDFHNEHIEDQKLLSEAESARFACNQPHCPAVFYTFNKLKQHLIEEHANEEKLNKDFEIHCDLNGCDRIFTNYSHYSQHVYFRHSEYYDSLFGNQREEEDDKDKNEQRYLKDGFDISKQNGKQSKEKSKRISRSREKHLMNFKTKEEALQMCKEKSNQTQYPCMVQGCLSVVKLESSIVRHYKRTHQMTNMYIEQRIQKLVVCVKCGIMTEKQSCSDTASDLDKKGVKPKEDKSANPENVQESDKPLVPNTDCDPKDVSNEDQKRCPSSSVSFDASAFMYSGTLKYNHSSKNTCFEEHNIRETVTCKTEDFSENSERENTSYFSSLQLELPREKDPEGCQHSAVNQNTKRNVLCTTKDKIQKPPASKPFDLKTYKPMGFESSFLKFIQESEGKDDDDDDDFDEVVEWESPEQLPVDKTLQKEGDAQGDIPVNNFVNDKNVILPQNNHRQLTEIQPLLSESSSAPSLENLRAILDKALTDCGDLALKQLHYLRPVVVLERSKFSTPLIDLFPTKKADELCVGST, encoded by the exons GATTCACATGATGCTTTACTGGAATTTGGGAATAACAATCTCCAAATATTGGTGGATATCACAAGGGAAGGAGTATGGAAAAATCCAGTTCTTCTTAAAATTCTATCCCAGCAACCAGTAGAAACTGAGGAAG ctaATAAATTGATTACACGAGAAGGGCCTTCCTTTCTGCAGATGCGAATAAAACATTTGATGAAGTCAAACTGCATCCCACAAGCTACTTCCTTGTCAAAATTGTGTGCAGATTCTGCAGAAATTGCAAATGTTTCATCTTTTCGCCAAGCCTACATCACATGTGTGTGTTCTATGCTGCCTAATGAAGAGTCCATTAAGGAG attGCAAAGGTGGATTGCAAAGAAGTACTGGACATCATATGTAATCTGGAATCTGAGGGACAAGAAAACACTGCGTTTATTCTTTGTACAACGTACCTTACTCATCAGCTTCAAACAGCAAATGTCTATTGCTCTTG GGAACTGACACTTTTCTGGAGCAAATTGCAGAGAAGAATAGATCCTTCTTTAGATTCCTTTTTGGAGAGATGTCGTCAGTTTGGCATCATCGCCAAGACactacagcatttatttttcttgataaGAGTCATACAATCTGAA GCAGAAGAAGCAGGACTTGCTGTGTCTGTGTTGTTATGTGTGAGAGCCCTTCAGATCAGATCAAACGGCAGCGACGAAATGAAGACATCAGTATGTAAAACAATTGCATGCCTTTTACCAGAAGACCTTGAAGTTAGAAGAGCTTGTCAGCTCACAGAATTTTTGCTTGAGCCAACTTTGAGTGGATTTAATGTGTTGGAAGAGCTCTATATGCAACCAGATCAAAAATTTGATGAAGAAAATGCACTGGTTCCAAATTCACTCCGTTGTGAGCTGCTGTTAGCTTTAAAAGCCTATTGGCCATTTGATCCTGAATTTTGGGACTGGAAGACTTTAAAGCGACATTGCCTTAAACTGTTAGGGAAAGTAGCTTCTGATTCTGAGGATGATGCAAGTTGTAATATGTCAGTCAATGAAACTGACATGTTAGAAACTTTCTTTAGTGACTGTGATGAGACGAAAGAACATAAATACTATGATGGAAAAGACACAATAAACCacccaaaggaaaaagcaagagtgAAAAAGCCAATTGGTTCTTCAGAAAGATATCAGAGATGGCTTCAATACAAATTTTTTTGTGTACTCTGCAAGAGGGAGTGTATAGAGGCTAGAATACTGCATCATTCTAAGATGCATATGGAAGATGGTGTATATACGTGTCCTGTGTGTACAAAAAAGTTCAAGAGAAAGGAATTTTTTGTACCACATGTAATGGAACATGTTAAAATGCCACCTAGTAGAACACACAGgcctaaaaagaaaataatactgaaaaaagaGAGATCACCACAAAAGACAACAGCACCCAGCAGCCCACCTCCAGCGTTTCAGGAAAAGTCACATCAGCCACAGCTGCCCGAAAACTTTGAAGATGACACACAAGAATATGTCACATTTAGCCAACTGGAAAATTGCCAGCTACAAGACAGGGACATCTATCCATGTCCTGGAACAGATTGTTCTAGAGTATTCAAACAGTTTAAATACTTAAGTGTGCATCTGAAAGCTGAACATCAAAACAATGATGAGAATGCAAAACACTACTTGGATatgaaaaacaggagagagaagtgTGCTTTCTGTCGCCGACACTTCATGACATCCTTCCATTTGCGGGAGCATGAACGAGTGCACTGTGGACCTCAGCCGTACATGTGTGTGTCGATGGATTGTTATGCTAGATTTGGGTCAGTTAATGAGCTTCTCAATCACAAACAAACACATGATGATCTTCGTTATAAGTGTGAGCTAAATGGCTGTAATATTGTTTTCAGTGACTTAGGGCAACTTTACCATCACGAGgcacagcacttcagagatgCATCGTACACGTGCAGCTTCTTTGGTTGCAAAAAGTTTTACTATTCGAAAACTGAATTTCAGAATCACCTTGCAGTGCATAATATTGAAGTGTCAAATGGGGAAGTGAAGCAAACACTAAAACTTGAACAGTCGGTTTCAAAGGACAAATCCAGTTATCTTCCAGAGTCTCAGCTGCTCGAACAATCTGAAAATTCCAGTCTGAATGATAACTTGGATCCCTCAGGCTCTCAGGAAATTCCACAGATAAAGGAAGAAGCTCTCTCTGACAGTGAAGATCTAGACAGTGAAAGTAATTGCAGTCTTCATTGTGGGGACCACAGTGCAGATGCTGCCGTAAACCAAGGCCAGGTGTCTCCTCTGCTGATTGAAACAATGGCTCACAATCAGTCAGTTCCAGGTTTTCTCATGTCCCAGGAAGGAGTCTTCCACCCAGCAGATGTGAAACAACAGTGTTCCAATGTGTCAGTTTGCCTTGatgaaaaaaaactttcctgTGGTTTTGAAGGCTGCTGTTCCATACACAAAAATTCCAGAAGTATGCAAAAACACCTCCGCAGGGCCCACCCGTATAactttaaaggtaaaaaaaatacgGAGATGAAAACTAAAGACTTTCTCGATCTCTTGAGTGATGCTCAGGATAGTAAATCCCCTACAGACATTAGTGCAGAGCTGGGTCATAATTCAGATACAAATGCTGACTCTCCCGAAAGCTTGTATTGTACTATAGATGCTAAAGGAAGCAATGGCCTGAAGGAAGAAACTTGTCCTTCTTCCCCAGAAACGTCTTTTTATGACAGTACTAAGGAATCAAATATTGAAGATAACATGTTGGAACTAATGTTAGGCTTGAAACACCTAAGCTTAAAAAACTCTAACATTCAGAATTCCTCAAGACACAAGCCTTTTTTGGGCTCTTTACAGCCCTATTCATCTAGGGATGCCAAGTGCCCTCAGTCAGTAGATGAAACTACCTCAAAATTCCAGCTTCAAGAGCAACAGGACAACTTACCCAGCCAGTACCTTACTCAACTGGCAGCTAAACCATTTTTCTGTGAATGCCAAGGATGTACGTGTGAGTTTGTGACCAGAGAAGCTCTCTTAATGCATTATGTTAGAAAGCATAACTATTCAAAGGAAATGGTTCTTCAATTAAATATGTTCCAGCATCGGTACTCGCCATTTAAGTGTCATATTTGCCAAAGATCGTTTACAAGAAAAACACACCTGAGAATTCACTATAGAAACAAACATCAAATTGGCTGTGAGAGGGCAGCTCACAAGGTATGTTCTAATGAAAAATTTGATCATGCAGGTTTATGTTCAGACGACGTGCATAAAAATAGCACTGTTCCAACGTCTGTCTGTGCAACCAACGCTGAGTTCGTTGAACGTTCAGACCACTCTGAACAGCTGTGTCATCCAAAAAAGGGAGACTGTAGCTCCGAGACAGATTTGGAGTCCAGTGAAGAGGCAGACAATGTAACAAGAAAAACGTCTAACATAGCTTCCATAGACAGCCATAGGGAAGAACTGGAAGCACGACAGGGAAGAGGAAGCAAAAGAACAGTTGCTAAAGGAAACCTGTGTTATATATTGCATAAGTACCACAAACCATTTCATTGTATCCATAAAAGTTGCAACTCGGCATTTACCAACCAGAAAGGTTTGATTCGCCATTATAGAACTGTTCACCAGTATAACAAGGAACAGCTCTGCttagaaaaagacaaagcaagaacaaaaagggAACTTgtcaaatgtaaaaaaatatttgcatgcaaaTACAAAGAGTGTGGTAAGCGTTTTttatgttctaaagctcttgctAAGCATAGTAGTGACTTCCACAATGAACACATAGAGGATCAAAAACTCCTTTCTGAAGCTGAATCGGCAAGATTTGCTTGTAACCAACCCCATTGCCCTGCTGTATTTTATACCTTTAATAAGCTTAAACAGCATCTAATAGAAGAACATGCCaatgaagagaaattaaacaaaGACTTTGAAATCCATTGTGACCTTAATGGCTGTGATCGGATTTTCACAAATTACAGTCACTACTCTCAACATGTGTATTTCCGACATAGCGAATATTACGATAGCCTCTTTGGAaatcagagagaagaggaagatgaTAAAGATAAAAACGAACAACGTTACTTGAAAGACGGTTTTGACATAAGCAAGCAGAATGGGAAGcagtcaaaagaaaaatctaaaagaatCAGCAGAAGTAGAGAAAAGCATTTgatgaatttcaaaacaaaagaggaagCCCTACAAATGTGCAAAGAGAAGTCTAACCAGACCCAGTACCCTTGCATGGTTCAGGGATGTTTGTCTGTTGTCAAACTGGAAAGCAGTATAGTAAGGCACTATAAACGCACGCATCAGATGACCAATATGTACATAGAGCAACGCATTCAGAAACTTGTTGTTTGTGTTAAATGTGGCATCATGACCGAAAAACAGTCCTGCTCCGACACAGCTTCAGACTTGGATAAAAAAGGTGTAAAACCTAAAGAGGATAAATCAGCTAATCCTGAGAACGTGCAGGAAAGTGACAAACCTCTTGTTCCAAATACTGACTGTGATCCTAAAGATGTAAGCAACGAAGACCAAAAAAGATGTCCATCAAGTAGTGTGAGTTTTGATGCGAGTGCCTTTATGTATTCAGGCACTTTAAAATATAACCACAGTTCAAAGAACACCTGTTTTGAAGAGCATAACATCAGGGAGACAGTTACATGTAAAActgaagatttttctgaaaatagcGAAAGAGAGAACACCTCTTATTTCTCCAGTTTACAATTAGAGTTGCCAAGAGAGAAAGACCCAGAAGGATGTCAACATAGCGCAGTtaatcaaaacacaaaaagaaatgtaCTTTGTACTACAAAGGACAAAATCCAGAAGCCTCCAGCGTCCAAACCTTTTGATCTAAAGACATATAAACCAATGGGATTTgagtcttcatttttaaaatttattcaggAAAGTGAGGGAAAAGATGACGACGACGACGATGATTTTGATGAGGTAGTAGAATGGGAGTCTCCTGAGCAGTTGCCAGTAGATAAGACCTTGCAAAAAGAGGGAGATGCTCAAGGGGATATACCAGTAAACAACTTTGTAAATGATAAAAATGTTATCTTACCCCAGAATAATCACAGGCAGCTAACAGAAATCCAGCCCTTGTTGTCAGAATCGTCATCCGCCCCTTCTTTAGAAAATTTGAGGGCGATCTTGGACAAGGCACTAACAGACTGTGGAGACCTTGCCTTAAAACAGCTTCATTACTTAAGACCAGTAGTTGTTCTTGAAAGATCCAAGTTTTCCACGCCCCTCATAGACTTATTTCCCAcaaaaaaggcagatgagctttgTGTAGGAAGTACGTAA
- the RLF gene encoding zinc finger protein Rlf isoform X1, which yields MRSLAVGHVILAYAQWGRVQMADAEAETAPRPEMQRLVAALRARLSQLQTELREQEVSEASSRAYCRGFCQTLLQYAGSRGASEHILPFLEVYRISIQCFANARPYLTTECEDVLLVLGRLVLSCFELLLSIPESELPHEVWLEFHQSIQDSHDALLEFGNNNLQILVDITREGVWKNPVLLKILSQQPVETEEANKLITREGPSFLQMRIKHLMKSNCIPQATSLSKLCADSAEIANVSSFRQAYITCVCSMLPNEESIKEIAKVDCKEVLDIICNLESEGQENTAFILCTTYLTHQLQTANVYCSWELTLFWSKLQRRIDPSLDSFLERCRQFGIIAKTLQHLFFLIRVIQSEAEEAGLAVSVLLCVRALQIRSNGSDEMKTSVCKTIACLLPEDLEVRRACQLTEFLLEPTLSGFNVLEELYMQPDQKFDEENALVPNSLRCELLLALKAYWPFDPEFWDWKTLKRHCLKLLGKVASDSEDDASCNMSVNETDMLETFFSDCDETKEHKYYDGKDTINHPKEKARVKKPIGSSERYQRWLQYKFFCVLCKRECIEARILHHSKMHMEDGVYTCPVCTKKFKRKEFFVPHVMEHVKMPPSRTHRPKKKIILKKERSPQKTTAPSSPPPAFQEKSHQPQLPENFEDDTQEYVTFSQLENCQLQDRDIYPCPGTDCSRVFKQFKYLSVHLKAEHQNNDENAKHYLDMKNRREKCAFCRRHFMTSFHLREHERVHCGPQPYMCVSMDCYARFGSVNELLNHKQTHDDLRYKCELNGCNIVFSDLGQLYHHEAQHFRDASYTCSFFGCKKFYYSKTEFQNHLAVHNIEVSNGEVKQTLKLEQSVSKDKSSYLPESQLLEQSENSSLNDNLDPSGSQEIPQIKEEALSDSEDLDSESNCSLHCGDHSADAAVNQGQVSPLLIETMAHNQSVPGFLMSQEGVFHPADVKQQCSNVSVCLDEKKLSCGFEGCCSIHKNSRSMQKHLRRAHPYNFKGKKNTEMKTKDFLDLLSDAQDSKSPTDISAELGHNSDTNADSPESLYCTIDAKGSNGLKEETCPSSPETSFYDSTKESNIEDNMLELMLGLKHLSLKNSNIQNSSRHKPFLGSLQPYSSRDAKCPQSVDETTSKFQLQEQQDNLPSQYLTQLAAKPFFCECQGCTCEFVTREALLMHYVRKHNYSKEMVLQLNMFQHRYSPFKCHICQRSFTRKTHLRIHYRNKHQIGCERAAHKVCSNEKFDHAGLCSDDVHKNSTVPTSVCATNAEFVERSDHSEQLCHPKKGDCSSETDLESSEEADNVTRKTSNIASIDSHREELEARQGRGSKRTVAKGNLCYILHKYHKPFHCIHKSCNSAFTNQKGLIRHYRTVHQYNKEQLCLEKDKARTKRELVKCKKIFACKYKECGKRFLCSKALAKHSSDFHNEHIEDQKLLSEAESARFACNQPHCPAVFYTFNKLKQHLIEEHANEEKLNKDFEIHCDLNGCDRIFTNYSHYSQHVYFRHSEYYDSLFGNQREEEDDKDKNEQRYLKDGFDISKQNGKQSKEKSKRISRSREKHLMNFKTKEEALQMCKEKSNQTQYPCMVQGCLSVVKLESSIVRHYKRTHQMTNMYIEQRIQKLVVCVKCGIMTEKQSCSDTASDLDKKGVKPKEDKSANPENVQESDKPLVPNTDCDPKDVSNEDQKRCPSSSVSFDASAFMYSGTLKYNHSSKNTCFEEHNIRETVTCKTEDFSENSERENTSYFSSLQLELPREKDPEGCQHSAVNQNTKRNVLCTTKDKIQKPPASKPFDLKTYKPMGFESSFLKFIQESEGKDDDDDDDFDEVVEWESPEQLPVDKTLQKEGDAQGDIPVNNFVNDKNVILPQNNHRQLTEIQPLLSESSSAPSLENLRAILDKALTDCGDLALKQLHYLRPVVVLERSKFSTPLIDLFPTKKADELCVGST from the exons GATTCACATGATGCTTTACTGGAATTTGGGAATAACAATCTCCAAATATTGGTGGATATCACAAGGGAAGGAGTATGGAAAAATCCAGTTCTTCTTAAAATTCTATCCCAGCAACCAGTAGAAACTGAGGAAG ctaATAAATTGATTACACGAGAAGGGCCTTCCTTTCTGCAGATGCGAATAAAACATTTGATGAAGTCAAACTGCATCCCACAAGCTACTTCCTTGTCAAAATTGTGTGCAGATTCTGCAGAAATTGCAAATGTTTCATCTTTTCGCCAAGCCTACATCACATGTGTGTGTTCTATGCTGCCTAATGAAGAGTCCATTAAGGAG attGCAAAGGTGGATTGCAAAGAAGTACTGGACATCATATGTAATCTGGAATCTGAGGGACAAGAAAACACTGCGTTTATTCTTTGTACAACGTACCTTACTCATCAGCTTCAAACAGCAAATGTCTATTGCTCTTG GGAACTGACACTTTTCTGGAGCAAATTGCAGAGAAGAATAGATCCTTCTTTAGATTCCTTTTTGGAGAGATGTCGTCAGTTTGGCATCATCGCCAAGACactacagcatttatttttcttgataaGAGTCATACAATCTGAA GCAGAAGAAGCAGGACTTGCTGTGTCTGTGTTGTTATGTGTGAGAGCCCTTCAGATCAGATCAAACGGCAGCGACGAAATGAAGACATCAGTATGTAAAACAATTGCATGCCTTTTACCAGAAGACCTTGAAGTTAGAAGAGCTTGTCAGCTCACAGAATTTTTGCTTGAGCCAACTTTGAGTGGATTTAATGTGTTGGAAGAGCTCTATATGCAACCAGATCAAAAATTTGATGAAGAAAATGCACTGGTTCCAAATTCACTCCGTTGTGAGCTGCTGTTAGCTTTAAAAGCCTATTGGCCATTTGATCCTGAATTTTGGGACTGGAAGACTTTAAAGCGACATTGCCTTAAACTGTTAGGGAAAGTAGCTTCTGATTCTGAGGATGATGCAAGTTGTAATATGTCAGTCAATGAAACTGACATGTTAGAAACTTTCTTTAGTGACTGTGATGAGACGAAAGAACATAAATACTATGATGGAAAAGACACAATAAACCacccaaaggaaaaagcaagagtgAAAAAGCCAATTGGTTCTTCAGAAAGATATCAGAGATGGCTTCAATACAAATTTTTTTGTGTACTCTGCAAGAGGGAGTGTATAGAGGCTAGAATACTGCATCATTCTAAGATGCATATGGAAGATGGTGTATATACGTGTCCTGTGTGTACAAAAAAGTTCAAGAGAAAGGAATTTTTTGTACCACATGTAATGGAACATGTTAAAATGCCACCTAGTAGAACACACAGgcctaaaaagaaaataatactgaaaaaagaGAGATCACCACAAAAGACAACAGCACCCAGCAGCCCACCTCCAGCGTTTCAGGAAAAGTCACATCAGCCACAGCTGCCCGAAAACTTTGAAGATGACACACAAGAATATGTCACATTTAGCCAACTGGAAAATTGCCAGCTACAAGACAGGGACATCTATCCATGTCCTGGAACAGATTGTTCTAGAGTATTCAAACAGTTTAAATACTTAAGTGTGCATCTGAAAGCTGAACATCAAAACAATGATGAGAATGCAAAACACTACTTGGATatgaaaaacaggagagagaagtgTGCTTTCTGTCGCCGACACTTCATGACATCCTTCCATTTGCGGGAGCATGAACGAGTGCACTGTGGACCTCAGCCGTACATGTGTGTGTCGATGGATTGTTATGCTAGATTTGGGTCAGTTAATGAGCTTCTCAATCACAAACAAACACATGATGATCTTCGTTATAAGTGTGAGCTAAATGGCTGTAATATTGTTTTCAGTGACTTAGGGCAACTTTACCATCACGAGgcacagcacttcagagatgCATCGTACACGTGCAGCTTCTTTGGTTGCAAAAAGTTTTACTATTCGAAAACTGAATTTCAGAATCACCTTGCAGTGCATAATATTGAAGTGTCAAATGGGGAAGTGAAGCAAACACTAAAACTTGAACAGTCGGTTTCAAAGGACAAATCCAGTTATCTTCCAGAGTCTCAGCTGCTCGAACAATCTGAAAATTCCAGTCTGAATGATAACTTGGATCCCTCAGGCTCTCAGGAAATTCCACAGATAAAGGAAGAAGCTCTCTCTGACAGTGAAGATCTAGACAGTGAAAGTAATTGCAGTCTTCATTGTGGGGACCACAGTGCAGATGCTGCCGTAAACCAAGGCCAGGTGTCTCCTCTGCTGATTGAAACAATGGCTCACAATCAGTCAGTTCCAGGTTTTCTCATGTCCCAGGAAGGAGTCTTCCACCCAGCAGATGTGAAACAACAGTGTTCCAATGTGTCAGTTTGCCTTGatgaaaaaaaactttcctgTGGTTTTGAAGGCTGCTGTTCCATACACAAAAATTCCAGAAGTATGCAAAAACACCTCCGCAGGGCCCACCCGTATAactttaaaggtaaaaaaaatacgGAGATGAAAACTAAAGACTTTCTCGATCTCTTGAGTGATGCTCAGGATAGTAAATCCCCTACAGACATTAGTGCAGAGCTGGGTCATAATTCAGATACAAATGCTGACTCTCCCGAAAGCTTGTATTGTACTATAGATGCTAAAGGAAGCAATGGCCTGAAGGAAGAAACTTGTCCTTCTTCCCCAGAAACGTCTTTTTATGACAGTACTAAGGAATCAAATATTGAAGATAACATGTTGGAACTAATGTTAGGCTTGAAACACCTAAGCTTAAAAAACTCTAACATTCAGAATTCCTCAAGACACAAGCCTTTTTTGGGCTCTTTACAGCCCTATTCATCTAGGGATGCCAAGTGCCCTCAGTCAGTAGATGAAACTACCTCAAAATTCCAGCTTCAAGAGCAACAGGACAACTTACCCAGCCAGTACCTTACTCAACTGGCAGCTAAACCATTTTTCTGTGAATGCCAAGGATGTACGTGTGAGTTTGTGACCAGAGAAGCTCTCTTAATGCATTATGTTAGAAAGCATAACTATTCAAAGGAAATGGTTCTTCAATTAAATATGTTCCAGCATCGGTACTCGCCATTTAAGTGTCATATTTGCCAAAGATCGTTTACAAGAAAAACACACCTGAGAATTCACTATAGAAACAAACATCAAATTGGCTGTGAGAGGGCAGCTCACAAGGTATGTTCTAATGAAAAATTTGATCATGCAGGTTTATGTTCAGACGACGTGCATAAAAATAGCACTGTTCCAACGTCTGTCTGTGCAACCAACGCTGAGTTCGTTGAACGTTCAGACCACTCTGAACAGCTGTGTCATCCAAAAAAGGGAGACTGTAGCTCCGAGACAGATTTGGAGTCCAGTGAAGAGGCAGACAATGTAACAAGAAAAACGTCTAACATAGCTTCCATAGACAGCCATAGGGAAGAACTGGAAGCACGACAGGGAAGAGGAAGCAAAAGAACAGTTGCTAAAGGAAACCTGTGTTATATATTGCATAAGTACCACAAACCATTTCATTGTATCCATAAAAGTTGCAACTCGGCATTTACCAACCAGAAAGGTTTGATTCGCCATTATAGAACTGTTCACCAGTATAACAAGGAACAGCTCTGCttagaaaaagacaaagcaagaacaaaaagggAACTTgtcaaatgtaaaaaaatatttgcatgcaaaTACAAAGAGTGTGGTAAGCGTTTTttatgttctaaagctcttgctAAGCATAGTAGTGACTTCCACAATGAACACATAGAGGATCAAAAACTCCTTTCTGAAGCTGAATCGGCAAGATTTGCTTGTAACCAACCCCATTGCCCTGCTGTATTTTATACCTTTAATAAGCTTAAACAGCATCTAATAGAAGAACATGCCaatgaagagaaattaaacaaaGACTTTGAAATCCATTGTGACCTTAATGGCTGTGATCGGATTTTCACAAATTACAGTCACTACTCTCAACATGTGTATTTCCGACATAGCGAATATTACGATAGCCTCTTTGGAaatcagagagaagaggaagatgaTAAAGATAAAAACGAACAACGTTACTTGAAAGACGGTTTTGACATAAGCAAGCAGAATGGGAAGcagtcaaaagaaaaatctaaaagaatCAGCAGAAGTAGAGAAAAGCATTTgatgaatttcaaaacaaaagaggaagCCCTACAAATGTGCAAAGAGAAGTCTAACCAGACCCAGTACCCTTGCATGGTTCAGGGATGTTTGTCTGTTGTCAAACTGGAAAGCAGTATAGTAAGGCACTATAAACGCACGCATCAGATGACCAATATGTACATAGAGCAACGCATTCAGAAACTTGTTGTTTGTGTTAAATGTGGCATCATGACCGAAAAACAGTCCTGCTCCGACACAGCTTCAGACTTGGATAAAAAAGGTGTAAAACCTAAAGAGGATAAATCAGCTAATCCTGAGAACGTGCAGGAAAGTGACAAACCTCTTGTTCCAAATACTGACTGTGATCCTAAAGATGTAAGCAACGAAGACCAAAAAAGATGTCCATCAAGTAGTGTGAGTTTTGATGCGAGTGCCTTTATGTATTCAGGCACTTTAAAATATAACCACAGTTCAAAGAACACCTGTTTTGAAGAGCATAACATCAGGGAGACAGTTACATGTAAAActgaagatttttctgaaaatagcGAAAGAGAGAACACCTCTTATTTCTCCAGTTTACAATTAGAGTTGCCAAGAGAGAAAGACCCAGAAGGATGTCAACATAGCGCAGTtaatcaaaacacaaaaagaaatgtaCTTTGTACTACAAAGGACAAAATCCAGAAGCCTCCAGCGTCCAAACCTTTTGATCTAAAGACATATAAACCAATGGGATTTgagtcttcatttttaaaatttattcaggAAAGTGAGGGAAAAGATGACGACGACGACGATGATTTTGATGAGGTAGTAGAATGGGAGTCTCCTGAGCAGTTGCCAGTAGATAAGACCTTGCAAAAAGAGGGAGATGCTCAAGGGGATATACCAGTAAACAACTTTGTAAATGATAAAAATGTTATCTTACCCCAGAATAATCACAGGCAGCTAACAGAAATCCAGCCCTTGTTGTCAGAATCGTCATCCGCCCCTTCTTTAGAAAATTTGAGGGCGATCTTGGACAAGGCACTAACAGACTGTGGAGACCTTGCCTTAAAACAGCTTCATTACTTAAGACCAGTAGTTGTTCTTGAAAGATCCAAGTTTTCCACGCCCCTCATAGACTTATTTCCCAcaaaaaaggcagatgagctttgTGTAGGAAGTACGTAA